In one window of Pseudodesulfovibrio sediminis DNA:
- a CDS encoding ABC transporter permease — METFALTLAAILVAGAPLVLATLGETLTEKAGIINLSLDGSILLSAMAAFACSAAFDNPWLGVLAGMAVGAAIAGILGIVGIYLGQSQLAVGFILTLLCRDLAYFLGHNYSRQPGPDLGLWTIPGVGDITFIGPIFGSQSPIVYLALAAIFCCWWWMFRTQGGMRLRAVGESPRAAFGRGIRVRLVRLYYCLAGGALVGMAGAAYSLAVKPGWGRPQGCEGAGWIALAIVIFGGWHPVRTALGAFFFAALQVSGIYLQEYFPSIPAPVFQVAPFPMMILTLLAVNMGRMGWVQDLVRRHPILKTFSKGWNIEAPAALGQDFDPKKGL, encoded by the coding sequence ATGGAAACGTTTGCATTGACCCTTGCGGCCATCCTTGTCGCCGGTGCGCCCTTGGTGCTGGCCACGCTGGGAGAAACGCTCACCGAAAAGGCGGGCATCATCAATCTGTCCCTGGACGGCTCCATCCTGCTGTCGGCCATGGCGGCCTTTGCCTGCTCGGCAGCCTTTGACAACCCATGGCTCGGCGTGCTGGCGGGCATGGCCGTGGGCGCTGCCATTGCCGGGATACTCGGCATCGTCGGCATCTATCTCGGCCAGTCCCAACTCGCGGTGGGGTTCATCCTGACGCTGCTCTGCCGTGATCTCGCCTATTTTCTCGGCCACAATTATTCACGGCAACCCGGACCGGACCTCGGTCTGTGGACCATTCCCGGCGTGGGCGACATCACCTTCATCGGTCCCATTTTCGGTTCACAATCGCCGATCGTATACCTCGCCCTGGCTGCCATCTTCTGCTGCTGGTGGTGGATGTTCCGCACCCAGGGCGGCATGCGCCTGCGGGCCGTGGGCGAATCTCCCAGGGCCGCGTTCGGACGCGGCATTCGCGTTCGGCTGGTCCGTCTCTACTACTGTCTGGCCGGTGGCGCACTGGTGGGCATGGCTGGCGCGGCATACTCGCTGGCCGTCAAGCCCGGCTGGGGGCGGCCACAGGGATGTGAAGGCGCGGGCTGGATAGCACTGGCCATCGTCATTTTCGGCGGCTGGCACCCTGTCCGCACAGCACTCGGCGCGTTTTTCTTTGCCGCCCTACAGGTCTCGGGCATCTATCTGCAGGAATATTTCCCTTCCATTCCTGCTCCGGTCTTCCAGGTAGCGCCTTTCCCGATGATGATACTTACCCTGCTGGCCGTGAACATGGGCCGCATGGGGTGGGTGCAGGATCTGGTACGCCGCCATCCCATTCTCAAAACGTTTTCCAAAGGATGGAACATTGAAGCACCGGCTGCACTCGGCCAGGATTTCGATCCCAAGAAGGGGCTCTGA
- a CDS encoding ABC transporter permease, whose protein sequence is MNRESLLTQIGWLCAALGLALILTIIVCLPSGAPPFETIYVLFKGGLGSMSKIGRVLAGWVPLTLCAVGLLVPFTARLWNIGVEGQVIMGAVFCTAALRFFPEGGGVVQIILGFAAAMLGGAVWALLAGLLRVFGRVHEIFSGLGLNFVALGVTMWLIFGPWKRPGVASMSGTQPLDISLWLPRLGTLSVSWVGLALAIAAILCIYILLHRTTWGLKMRAVGENTKAATLFSLGPRRRLLQAFMLCGALAGLAGATQVLGVYHRLLPAISSNYGYTALLVGMMASFRLPLVPFICLFFSILNVGSIQLPLQMGLDSSLSGVIQGVMVLSLFIIQGMRLWFRQRRETN, encoded by the coding sequence ATGAACCGCGAATCCCTCCTGACCCAGATCGGCTGGCTCTGCGCCGCCCTCGGACTGGCTCTGATCCTGACCATTATTGTCTGCCTGCCCTCGGGTGCCCCGCCCTTTGAGACCATCTATGTCCTCTTCAAGGGCGGCCTCGGCTCCATGTCCAAAATAGGCCGCGTGCTCGCGGGCTGGGTGCCGCTCACCCTGTGCGCAGTGGGACTGCTCGTGCCGTTCACTGCCCGGCTGTGGAACATCGGCGTGGAAGGACAGGTCATCATGGGAGCGGTGTTCTGCACCGCGGCGCTTCGCTTCTTCCCGGAAGGCGGCGGCGTTGTGCAAATCATCCTCGGCTTTGCCGCCGCCATGCTCGGCGGCGCGGTCTGGGCCTTGCTGGCCGGACTGCTGCGCGTGTTCGGTCGTGTCCATGAAATCTTCTCCGGCCTTGGCCTCAACTTCGTCGCGCTGGGCGTGACCATGTGGCTCATCTTCGGTCCATGGAAGCGCCCCGGTGTGGCCTCCATGTCCGGCACGCAGCCGCTGGATATCTCGCTCTGGCTGCCCAGACTCGGCACGCTCTCGGTCAGTTGGGTCGGACTGGCTCTGGCCATCGCCGCCATCCTGTGTATCTACATTCTGCTCCACCGCACAACGTGGGGGTTGAAGATGCGCGCCGTGGGTGAAAACACCAAGGCCGCCACACTGTTTTCCCTCGGACCACGCCGTCGCTTGCTGCAGGCCTTCATGCTCTGTGGCGCGCTGGCCGGACTGGCTGGAGCCACGCAGGTGCTCGGCGTCTACCATCGCCTGCTGCCGGCCATTTCCTCCAACTACGGCTACACGGCCCTGCTGGTCGGCATGATGGCCTCGTTCCGGTTGCCGCTGGTGCCCTTTATCTGCCTCTTTTTCTCCATTCTCAACGTGGGTTCCATCCAACTCCCCCTTCAAATGGGGCTGGATTCTTCCCTGTCCGGGGTGATCCAGGGCGTCATGGTCCTGTCGCTGTTCATCATTCAGGGCATGCGACTGTGGTTCAGACAAAGAAGGGAGACGAACTAA